A stretch of DNA from Paramisgurnus dabryanus chromosome 19, PD_genome_1.1, whole genome shotgun sequence:
CATGATGCCAAGAAGGCAGGTGCTGAGGTGGTCAAACAGGTTGAGCATCCCCTACTGAGTGGTTTGCTGTATCCTGGACTACAggtatttatgtcatattttgatagcatttgtATATTTCAGTATTCTTTAAAGAGATCTGTACTGTTTACAAAAACTACACGTGAAGAAAGTCTAAAAATTGTCTTCATTTCCCTCAGGCTCTGGATGAAGAGTTTTTAAAAGTGGATGCTCAGTTTGGGGGTGTGGACCAAAGGAAAATCTTCACATTAGCAGAGAAGGTAGATTTGGAGTGTGTACACACTTGGCAGATTAGGTTTGATTTAAACAAACTCTGGTGCAATTGCTGAGTTGGTGGGATTCATGTAGTGAACACTGTCTCCCCCGAACTTTGGTTTCAGCTCTGTATCGGGACACTGACGGCTTCCCTTTTCAAGAGAGCGAacgggcgtcgtccatcttttttttaacagtccaTAATATGGACCAATATGCGACCTCAAAAATCACACAATTTGTTAAGACGGGACGAGCGTTTATTATATATTCGTTTTGTGCATATAAAGGAGAAATTCCTGGTGCTATTTTGACTCCCTTATAAGCTCTTGGCAAGTTTACCTTGTTAAAAATACCCTCATATGAACATTCATACAATAAGCGCACGTCATAAAAGCTGACCAATCCGGTGGTGACGGTATCCTTATGCTTTTAGGATCGGTTTGCTGTTAAAAATGCCAGTGAGAATTCTtttatgtcatctgtgtgtAGTTAACAGGGATATTTATATAGTTTGTTCTTTGCAGTATCTGCCCTCACTCGGTTACACAAAACGCATTCATATGATGAACCCGATGGTGCCTGGACTGACTGGCGGAAAGATGAGCTCCTCTGAGGAGGTATAGTACatgctaaaacattaaaaaatattcattttctCCTTATTTGAATGATAATGATTTAAACGAGTCCATTCTTATAGATTTTTCATTAATTTTCACCTTTGACCTCAGGAATCCAAGATTGATCTCCTGGATAAGAAGGAGGAGGTGAAGAAGAAGCTGAAGAAGGCATTTTGTGAGCCTGGAAACATCCAGAATAATGGAGTCCTGTCCTTCGTCAAACATGTGGTTTTCCCATTGCACTCCGGTGAGATTTACGCTAATACTGAATTTGTTGTTGTCGgacacatactgtatgttgGTTAGCAATGCAAGCATTTCTCTTCTTTTGTCTTTcagaatttgtcattaaaagaGATGCAAAGTGGGGAGGTGATAAAGTCTTCACAGACTTTGAGGAAGTAGAGAAGGACTTTGCTGCAGAGGTATCTCATCACAATTCACGTTCACCTAACAGCACACATATTAAAACACATGATTCttttaatattcacatttctCACTTGTTGATTTATTGCACTTTTGTACTGCGTGGTACGGCAAGGGACAGGACGACGTGGCTCAGCTCGCTTTACTGCAGTTTTGTACCACTTCAGAGTGGGTGTGATTACAGACTTGTAGTTACGCCACCTCTACTGCTGTAACATCATCGTAAACATGATACAAACAAACGCACAACACAGGAAGCAATGGAGCATATCGATGGAATGGTGTTCCTAAAGCCTGATTTATACCGTATATACCCGAATATAAGACAAGGTTTTTGTACTAAAAATAGACTGAAAAATGGGGGGGTCGTCTTATATTCGCCATATAGACAAAATCACAGGGAAACAGTAGAGGGCGCCAACGCGATAGGTTagatgtgtttgtttttaaagcagatGGTCTTTTTTCTATCTATCTTCACAGTACCACAGTTACATACATACATGGGCCTACATAATTATTGCATTTTTGAGGAAAGGTTATTCATTTTTGTCACTCATTCATTCATTGCTGAACTCATTCATTGACAGAGTGCACTTTATTTTGTGACAAATTAATCCAAATATTTAATGAATGGTGCTAAAATGTTTTTCCATTGAAGTATCACTAGaattttcaaataaaattattttctgttttttccacaaaatcGCTTTTTTCCCAAAAAATAAGTCTGCAAATTGGGGGGTCGTCTTATATTCGGGTATATACggtagtcgtgcgtaggttctacggcaggggtgtccactcctgctcctggagggccggtgtctctgcagagttttattccaaccctatcaaacacacctgatccagctaatcaaggtcttaatAGGCCAGGGGTGGGCAATTCCTGGTCCTGAGGgccacagtcctgcagagttttgctccaaccctaatcaaacacagctgaaaaatctaattgaagTCTTCAGGACTGTTTGGAAAATtacattcaggtgtgtttgattaaggttgaagctaaactctgcaggactgtggcCCTCGATGCCCACCCCTGGCctaggcagactagatactttgaggcaggtgtgttgagggaagttttagctaaacttgcattaaaaaaatgcaatgtaatccatttaaccactagtaaaaatatgtaatttgaGAGTAGGCATTGAGCCccaccctatttcacccctattctgttaaatttttttggccttgccagtgtttcaaactaatttgaggggtaaaaaaCTTTTAGGGtctgagttaagggtaatttggtgtttctttgattaaaaccatTTGACTTTGTCaaatcacagcgaccctataaTGAGGGGGGTGGGGCTTGACCAGGGGGTGGGGCTTAGgtaggggaccccccataagctttgacataattcgaacactgcgcgtggatactgcctaccagcggtctgcgcgcTTGCTTGCACGTCGACGTGGACGACGACATAAAAGTGTAAATGAAAACCGATGTGGAGCCTACGCCGTCGCGACTACGCCGTAGGACATACgtacaactataacgagcccttaattCTCGgcatgtggatgtttttcactgCTAAAAAGTGTTTGGGAATGCATACAACAAAGCACAGTTGACGAAATCACTTTGTTTTGGTCGGTGATTTGCAGTGTTATGCATCACGTTTTAGTATCGTGAaataagtttaattttttatcCAAATTCCGTTTAGTTTAATCTCAAATTCCGTGTTGTACAgtaaattccatttttatgcttGGATTCCATGATTCCGTCCTCGTTTCCGCATCGCAGAAATCATAGGGCCCTAGTATTGGTACGCCATGCTTGTACACAGTGGAAACCCCTCAAAATGTAATCCCACAATATGTTGACCACTGCAGAAAATCCATCCTGGTGACCTGAAGGCCTCGGTGGAGGTGGCCTTGAACAAACTGCTGGACCCCATCAGGAAGAAGTTTGAGTCTCCGGAGTTAAGAAACCTGACAAATTCAGCCTATCCAGGGCCCTCGAAAAACAGTGAGTGATGTTCAAATTCTTTTTACtacaaccctgatcaaacacatcTAAGGGTGGCGGCCTTGTATTTTATTCTATTTTATTACATAATAACTGGTCAGTAACAATCTACAGACACTAGCATATATCACAATCTCATAAAAACTGTTCTAGATTGTTAATCATTCCTCCATTtttcagatgcttttatccaaagtaacaTGCAagctatatattttatttgtatctGCGTCCCCTGTGCATCAAACCCACAaccctttgcactgctaatgcaatgagctacaggaacatttaCACATTATCATGTGAGTTTGTGTTTTTTGCTCTTTAGAAGGAGCGAAGGGGAACCCCAAACAGACAACAGAGGAGGGGGAGGAGGTTGTCCCGTCCAGACTAGACATCAGAGTGGGCAAAGTCATCAGTGTGGAGAAGGTAAGCCAGCACTTGTGTTTATAATTGTATATGATCCTTCTAATGAGAGATCAGTTCAGCAGTCTAAAGGAAAAATCGTAGCCCTTACAAAAGTCTTGTTGTAACAGCATCCAGATGCAGACTCGCTGTATTTAGAGAAGATTGATGTTGGGGAGGAGCAGCCTCGGACCGTAGTGAGCGGACTGGTGGCTTACATCTCCCAGGAGCAGCTCCAGGACCGACCTGTTGTGTTGCTATGCAACCTAAAGCCCCAGAAGATGAGGGGGATCGAATCTCAAGCCATGCTGCTGTGTGCTTCAATGTTagtatgtttacatttatgcatttggctgatgttttatccaaagcgatgtGCATTACAAGCTCAGCGTGTTTCTTGAAAATGAAACCCATGACTGCATTACCGGTTGAACTATAGGAACAGGACTGATATACTAATTTATTACACTGCTAGTTGGAATACTtgtttctgattggccagtcgcgacatttgctgggtctgcattcgttaaaaatgagaaaattaaatatttaaaagttatttaatgccatgtaataagtgggataatagACAGGGAGCCCATTCAGCCCAACTCATACAGACTGCTGCTGTCGGGCTTATTTCTACGATCAACCAGCTGcgtatacattatcccttacttagcaACTCATTGTAATGATCATCACCTTAAATGTCAATGTTTTCAGTGAGGGAGATCCCAGGAAAGTAGAGCCTTTGGATCCACCAGAAGGTTCGGCGCCGGGTGATCGCGTTTACGTCGAGGGGTTTGAATCGGGCAAACCAGATGAGGAATTGAAACCAAAGAAAAAGGTGTTTGAGAAGTTACAGGTATGTTCGTTTTATATTTTTGGACTTGGACATTTATCCAACAATTTCATACTCTTATCTGTTTAATATGTGTGATTTCTTCAGGTGGATCTGAAGATCTCAGATGAGTGTGTTGCACAGTGGAAAGATAAAACCCTCATGACCAAACTAGGACCGATCACCTGTAAAACACTAAAGGGTGGAAACATTAGCTAGACTCACCTCACTGtgtttctcaaaatatctaCCATCAACAATCGGTTCTGAAATGTCTTCATGGAAATATATAGAATGTTTAGGATATATTAATCTAAAAGTAATGGTTAAGTAGCTCAAAACACACATATTTCATCCTTATCATGCTGTTCTCATAAGACACGAAGTGCTCATCTGAAGGAGGGAGTTTCATTTCTTCTATCAGTTTCTTAAGGAATTTGTCTGCTCTTAATATGCCTGATTAAAGGTTATGGGAACTTTAACTCATCTTCTGTATGTATTTTCCTGTAATTAAAAGTACTTGCAATAAACACAAGCATAACACTTCACTAtaaggttgcatttgttaacatgaactaacaatgaacaatacttatAACAATtcagtgtgttttttaaaggtgccgtggaatgtaaaactgtatttaagaAGGCAacgatgaataataagagttctgtacatggtaatgacctATTGTGAGACTCAAACAGTCACATACACTACATTCAattaatgttgttacaatgctaaaaacaaaattGTGACCGCTGAGTTAGCATAatatgctatatgctagcgtttaggctgacgttctactattgacgttacattTAGGTTTTGCAGGTCTGTACTGAAACAACACAaccttaccactcagaaacgtctattagcaatctccaaacaattgatatacttctcaaaatctgtatcttcatctgatacaggctcaaacataaggtctgtttacacacacacagagctactgaaggagctgctctgacaaacagccaatcagagcagagctcaacattattattcatgaccctttcaaataagttaataatagaccattttattcttaaggcaaatcctagggttgtataTGAACCGTCtttggataatttttgcacttaataaagccacataccttctatgtagctATCAGAGGAcaatttaacattatttcatgcactctttggcacctttaagtcaAAAGTTGTGTTTGTTAACATCAGTTAATGCACAATATCTAACATAAACCACTGTTTACTAACAGTcgctaaaatattatattgtcCATTGTTAGTTTGTTAGCCaaagcatttactaatgttGACAAGTAAAATTTTATTGTAAAGAGTTTGTGGTGATGTTTTGCATTTTGTTTGGGGAACCATACAACCGTGTACATCATTTAATTCTAAAACATGCCAGTTTCTCATGCTTGTAAATTtattatgtattattttatGATGAGGTCATAGttgttgagaaacactgatcagCCAAAATAAAAAGTCATACGATGGTAAATCTATAAATATCTTTAATGCATATTTCTTTTAAAACAGTGTAATTATTTTCTTCACTTCTGTTTTAAAGTGAACAGCTACTaaagtgtttatatatatatatatactatatattttaCATCAGTCCTAGAGGGACCATCAGTCATCAGTATACTTTCACTGCTCGCTGGTTCAAACAGAAAGTAATGCAGCATTTTAGCTCACAAAGTGCTTTTATCTAATGGACAGTAAATGTGTATTGTGTCTATATCGTGTTCTCAGTTTTGAACTTAACTTGATAGTTCTGTACATGTGAAATTATATATTTGCTAGAAGCAATTTCTGAAAGTGTCAATTGCAGTAGCACAAAATGTTCAAAATTGTTAGTACAATCAACTTTCTTTGATTTAAAGCTAGAATCGGTGTGCTTGAGGAACCATATAAAGGATATTTGGTAGGGATGCACAGATACAAAATGTATGTGCCGATACCTATATTCGATTACTTAGAATGATATCtaccgataccgatagttttgcttttAACTCCTTGTTTCAAATGATGATGAGGATATAATCTGATGGGATCATTGGCTAATTTTAAACAATTGACCTATGTCCCATAAAGAAAAAAATCCCTCTAATCTGCCAATATCGACTATAGGTTGATATTTCAGTGGATCCCTAATACTTGATGTCAAGAAATGATAATACAGGGTTTTATATTTTTGCACACAGATGCACAATAGCGACCACTAGATGTCGCTTCAGTCTTGCGGTCATAGCTGTTGAAAATGTACAAAGTCCATAAGCACATCCATCATAAACTCAAAGTGACTTCTCAAAGCAGACAATTTAACATTTAGAAAAATAGCTGTAACAAAGCTATTATATCAAACGGGTTACGGAGGAAAACtttttgcatacatttgaaGGCCATTTCCAGGCTAAGGCTTTTAAGACAGGTATGGTACCTGTGGATCCCTAATCTAAATCTCACTTGCTTTGTCTTCAAACACATCACGCGTCCCCTCTTTGCGCTTCCTAAAAAGAAATGTTatcataattattattatttattgatCTCTAATTTCAACCTGTATTtcatgcattgaaataatctgcTTTCTTACTTGCTTCATCTTGGGCTCATTGATGCTTGTGCGCACCGACCAGCAGGATGCACTGCATCACCATTTACTCTTACTATTTGTTCACTTGTCAAGCTCTCTGTCTTATCTCTTGATGTGATCTCTGGCTTGTTATGGGGATTTAGTCCATGCACTGGTTTCTTAGCAACAGGTGGTGGGACCTTAATTGGCTTTTTTGTGCCGTTTGTAATCATCATCTTGGCTTGGTCGGAAATCTGAATTATCTCTGACTGGGTGCCGGGAGATGTAGGTGTTTCAAGGATGACTTTTTTTGTACTCTTGGAGAAGATAAAACTGGCTGTTGACGCAGGAGACTTGGGCAATGGTAAACCGGTGCTAGCAGTTGAGCGTGAATTAAGCATTGCTGGTACTCCACCAGATGACAGGGCAGCGGTCTTCATACGTATGGCCTCTTGTAGACACATGGAAGGGGCTGTGACCGTGGTAGAGGTTGTGAGTTGGTTCGATTTTAAAGTCAAGGATTTGCGAATAGGCTTTTGGGGTGTAGTGTTATTAGCGATTTGCTGATCCTTTTTTGTTGTGTCCTCAGTACCTGTTCTGCTATCATCGTTTACTTGATCTTCAAGATTTACAGCTCGTAGTCTCACCATCTGAAGTAAAGAAGGTGTGACAAGGGGAATGTTGGCATCTTCTTTTGGAACTGGTGTGTTCTTGTGTCGACAAAGCAGTTCTTTGCTTCTGTCGTCTTTGTTTACTGGATTTGGTTGCCTTATGATGTTGACAGTAGATAGGTCTTCCACTGGCAATGGAGGTGCAAGAGGCACAATATTAGACTCTGCCTGGAGATCAGGTGAAGCTTGCTCGGATGAATCTTGTGCTGACGTAGTTGGCTTTGGTTGATGTTCATCTTGTGAATGTATAGACTTTTCAGAAGAGTCAGCTTGGTCCACAGGTAATTGTAAGATGTTGGTGCAAGATTTTGGCTTGTCATATTGCCTGACTTCCATAACCGTACTGTTTAGTAGAGTTCTTTTTGGCAGAATGGTAATTGTTTTCTCTAAACCACTGCCCGTATCACAGACTGAGTTGATTTTCTCTTCACATGATTCTTCAAGACCATTATCAGAGAGTGGCTCATGGATAAATGAAGGAGGTGGTGGGGGAAATTCAGGTTCATATTGATCCTCAAAAATCAAGTCAGCTGAACCATCTATGGGTGGTGGTGGTGGAGGCCAAGAAGATTCCAGAGATGCAAATTCTACCTCTGTCTCCTGTCTATGTTTCTCCTCATCGGGGGCTAGAATGGACACTCTAGAGGATGACAATTGTTTAGTGGGTGGTGGTGGTGGGTGATGTGCTGGAGGTGGAGAAGAGGGTGGAGAAATGCCACTGACCTCATGTACTTCTATACTTAGAGTTTGCATAGATTTTCGATTACTAATGTCCTTTACGGTGCAGTCTCTTTGGTTCTCTGCTTCAGTTTTGTAACACTTTGCAGTTGAAGTATTCACTTTGGAGTTTGGTTGATCAACTTCAATAGTTGGTACCTTCTTATTAGGATTTGTTTGAATACCTTGTTCTTTTTGGTCCTCTACATTTCTCTGATCTTTTGTCTGAACATTTTTACTTGCCTTGCCATGAATTTCTGGATCTTCTTGTTTACTTGGTTCATTATGTAATGTTGATCTTGTTGCTGGACGTTCTGCCATAATTTGTTCATGCACTTGTTGTAGCACTGTCTCATTTTGCTCTTCCAATACAAATTCTTTGGTCTCTAGTTGAGACACAACGCTTGTTTCTTCTGACGTCTGTATTTCTGGGATGATTTGCGTAACATTATGCCTCAAATCTGTGTTTGGAGTATCACCAGTGAATGTCTCTTTCTGTTGCTTTTGAAGTTGATGTAACCTACAGAGGTTTGGACCTGGGCCACATAACAGTTcaaatgtgtgtttattgtgaATCCAGGTTTCAGGAGGTGGGGGAGAGGGGGCCTTTACCTTAGGTGGAGGTGGAATGTTAAACCGGTCCCTGAGGGTGATTGTTTGCTGTGGGGATGTTGATTTATTTTGTGCTATTATAACAGGAGGGAAGAGCTTTAGTGGCTCTGATGGAGTGGTATTAGTTTGCATATCATGATGTGTGGTGTCTGAAGTAACTGAAGACAGAGACGTCATGGATGAAGAAACTGAGACCACTGGGGAGGTCTGTACTCCTGTACATCTTGAAGGCTTAGCGCTCCTATTTCCAGGTGAGGAGGGACTGACCTCTTTAGGGGAATGTGTTGGTGTGCCACTCTGACTTGAATATCCACTCGAAGGAGACAAAGTCCTATCAAATTTACTTTCACTAGATGTGATTTTCTGTGGAGATGAACTACTTGATGCAGCTTGACATCCGGTAAAAGCCTGGTCTGGACTGACTGGACTGGACTTCAGAGATGACTCTAAGCCTTTTGATAAATTCTGTCTATTGTTTGGTGCCATATCTTTGAAATCCTTTCCATTTACACAGTCCTTTGATCTCCGTTTGAGTTTCTCATGGTGCAGAGAATAGGTTCTCTGTGGTGGTGCTGGTGGTAGTTTTGTCTTCATAACAGAGAGGCTACGAGAGCACGGACTACTGCTTCTGATGTTTTCTTCTGCATCACTCGATGCCTTGTGCTCCACTCTCTGCTTAGTACTTATATTACTGTTTGAGCTTGTAGCACGTATGTCCTTTGGGTCTACATTTAAGACTTCTTTGGTGTTGTCAGCAACACATACTGGTGAACCATTTTCTCTTGAAGAGATTGTTGAGGAGTTGGAGACAACAGTCTCTGATGATCGTGAATGGCTTCGCGTGCGGCTGGTGCTATTTGGACCTTCACTTCTTCTACCTCCCGACCGTGAAGAAGCTGGGCTAGCTGTTGAGCTTCCTTTGCTAATCGCACTGACGCTATGCTGGCAGGGACCGTGATTAATTTCAATTATGTCTATTGCAGCGGGCAGAACTGCATTTGGAATGATCTTGGATAAATATGTTGCTTGTGGTGAGATGGACATGACAGGACCTTGAGGCTCCTGTAGTAAAGTGGAAGTGATCATGCCTGGCACAGCCAGAGATTTAGGCCTCTGCAATGGGCATATTGGTTTTCCCAGCTTTCGGCTTACTGACATGTCATCTTGATAGACAGACTGGATGTGTTGTATTAGAAGCTCCTCATCTCTCGATGTCTGAAGAGCCTCAATATTTTGCAGGTGTACACGAGCCCCttcatgatgtcctgaaggagGTTCTCCATCAATTGTTGGGATCACAATTCTGCCAGATGAATCATCTTCACTGAATTGTCCTCCGTTTGGAAGCTGTTGTATGGTTCCTCTTGCCATATCTTCATAGAAACCAAACAAAGTAATCATTCTTTTATCTTTTGAAAAAAAGTTAATCTCATATAAAAGTTTCTATATTTAAGGTCATGGTCAGAAACTGAATTGCAAATGAAAATAACACAAGCATAGTTTACTAGTTCCCATACCCAGTTCTTTTTGGACTTGCTGTGGTATGCCCATAATAGTTGTTCTTCTACTTCTCCTCTTTGTCCTGTCCAACCTTTTAACTGGATTTAAGGGCTTAAATGTGGAACCTACCGGAGGATTAAATACAAGGAATAAACACCAAGAGTACCCAAACATAACCCATCCCATTTCCTTTAGGTGTTTTGGAAATCTAGATGAAATCTAAGTTGTAGCTGTTATGTTTTGCTAGTGCACCTTCCCTATGTGTCCTGCAGGAGGCACATGAATACATTAAACCTTAATGCACATTAGAGaagagcacaaaacaaaagaggTTGTATGTGCCACTGAGCACAGTTTATTTTTAGGCCTTAAGTCAGCATGCTATA
This window harbors:
- the yars1 gene encoding tyrosine--tRNA ligase, cytoplasmic, which produces MGEQLSPDEKFKLITRNLQEVLGEEKLKEILKERELKVYWGTATTGKPHVAYFVPMSKIADFLKAGCEVTILFADLHAFLDNMKAPWELLELRVKYYEQIIKAMLESIGVPLDKLKFVKGTDFQLSRDYTLDVYRLSSMVTEHDAKKAGAEVVKQVEHPLLSGLLYPGLQALDEEFLKVDAQFGGVDQRKIFTLAEKYLPSLGYTKRIHMMNPMVPGLTGGKMSSSEEESKIDLLDKKEEVKKKLKKAFCEPGNIQNNGVLSFVKHVVFPLHSEFVIKRDAKWGGDKVFTDFEEVEKDFAAEKIHPGDLKASVEVALNKLLDPIRKKFESPELRNLTNSAYPGPSKNKGAKGNPKQTTEEGEEVVPSRLDIRVGKVISVEKHPDADSLYLEKIDVGEEQPRTVVSGLVAYISQEQLQDRPVVLLCNLKPQKMRGIESQAMLLCASIEGDPRKVEPLDPPEGSAPGDRVYVEGFESGKPDEELKPKKKVFEKLQVDLKISDECVAQWKDKTLMTKLGPITCKTLKGGNIS